The following coding sequences are from one Diachasmimorpha longicaudata isolate KC_UGA_2023 chromosome 6, iyDiaLong2, whole genome shotgun sequence window:
- the LOC135164119 gene encoding uncharacterized protein LOC135164119 isoform X2, with the protein MKLSVSAYRAQASAHKKILCNYQHQLSYGATTQAARTTSDPAAVLSGLKVDRAENEEAQGGGLAQSSYLGASSSRMGPGLDSGSSAPSSVPHSLATSHDDEDNEDDESSSRRPGGTRSSPGPSVRLHRRASLRKSFSNGLGDDDGDSNISLDSIDSNAPDQQLPESARRPRSSRGSQKWSNVRAVMALYSSLRKIKRTKSNQRWMKLRTTVQLSSAISTIQKKPPLKREDSFLKRFSTRQIPESQETLDTGEGEGDTADDKDSSRRRRRPRKPQRPPKTVVNPDENFYFYWLMLLSACVLHNLWTLIVRQSLPELQAMAPAAWLACDGFTDLIFFLDVGVQFRTGYLEQGLMVYNNKKLAGHYLKSKSFILDLLALLPLDLLQVNLGSNPMLRFPRFLKVYRVYNYYYMVESRTVYPNLWRVVNLIHILLILAHWFGCFYYLLSEAEGFQGDWVYPYRPGEYATLTRKYLGSLYWSTLTLTTIGDLPTPETNAEYVFTIVSYLIGVFIFATIVGQVGNVITNRNANRLEFERLLDGAKTYMRHHKVPGGMKTRVLRWYDYSWSRGRIQGGGDINTALGLLPDKLKTELALHVNLSVLKKVTIFQECQPEFLHDLVLKMKAYIFTPGDSICRKGEVAREMFIIADGILEVISETGRVLTTMKAGDFFGEIGILNLDGLNKRTADVRSVGYSELFSLSREDVLAAMKDYPEAQEILQNLGRKRLMEAQRVARAFRHGVPTSPGHDSSDNSTGKRIVDKLKSDVKGLKNVLRKSRRVGRPDESMELQPLAPKVPPLRRQHKIDDERIEETSASEPPVSPLGAGLPILARLRLLKEKQEREERRHLMETHASPSEVIHSPVVQQNPSDQLNPANPNLPLLQRILLLKNKADIEPVVDKEVPTKEPLLLRKVSSEDTQSAKLPVDTPKSSPVSVEACGNYGTSKKPWVMLKNASLTARESAVSSPLVISPQRRSQTKQTLVQIRQQTKMYASVDDLSPEYGGLPFVKKLKILNERQKLAELEKAVRSSSLDCGENNDGGFNGSLTRSHSEACAIEYARKLARFNKEHPNSQSPSDPLSPENETLERRNLKSILKKLSSGSRAGSTDTSTGTSTPDPDVVSDEFRKLMRAQTIEGYAARHSKLSKSVTFNKYTLQSPPSEQLPVEQYADEKLSLSQEQTPLPPPNKISFRPLGTGGILQMVTRHSDDEYLGDLVMGIREVIQKRLEGIQSKFEHQFTSLQLEIRKRDEIISQLQTRIQVLENAELPDNDSCDDSTEPDVSMEEDAVDEGEDHPFMRDGSVDTVLGGSRPRLRRSSTMTEGSRHRRSWEEHSEEETLQLQDLPRSISPQNIWKDEVAIDVESNSDDSKSEDDGDPPGRRRSADDYTDDAPGHNNWEVTMLAQELENRRRNSEGSSPGS; encoded by the exons gtgGATCGTGCGGAGaacgaggaggcccagggcgGAGGTCTGGCGCAATCCAGTTACCTTGGTGCGTCAAGTTCGAGGATGGGTCCTGGGCTGGACTCTGGCAGCAGTGCACCATCCTCAGTACCACACTCATTGGCGACATCGCACGACGACGAGGACAACGAGGATGATGAGAGTAGCAGTCGTCGGCCCGGGGGAACCAG GTCATCACCGGGACCAAGTGTTCGGCTACACCGACGCGCATCACTGAGGAAGTCCTTCAGCAACGGGCTTGGTGATGACGATGGCGATTCAAACATCTCATTGGACTCGATCGACAGCAATGCACCCGATCAACAATTACCAGAATCCGCTAGACGTCCACGTAGTTCCAGGGGCTCCCAAAAGTGGAGTAACGTGCGTGCAGTCATGGCACTGTATTCCTCACTACGAAAAATCAAGAG aACAAAGAGCAACCAGCGATGGATGAAACTCCGTACAACCGTCCAACTGTCTTCAGCAATATCAACAATACAGAAGAAACCACCACTGAAACGCGAGGACTCGTTTCTGAAGAGATTCTCAACGAGACAAATACCGGAGAGCCAGGAGACACTTGATACTGGTGAGGGTGAGGGTGACACAGCGGATGATAAAGATTCATCAAGGAGACGACGTAGACCGAGAAAACCACAGAGGCCACCCAAGACAGTTGTTAATccagatgaaaatttttatttctactgGCTTATGCTACTCTCTGCCTGTGTACTTCATAATCTTTGGACATTAATTGTACGTCAGAGTCTTCCGGAATTGCAGGCAATGGCACCAGCAGCTTGGTTAGCATGCGACGGCTTCACCgatctcatattttttctcgACGTTGGTGTACAATTTAGAACTGGATATCTTGAACAAGGTCTCATGGTttataacaacaaaaaattagCTGGCCACTACCTCAAATCAAAGTCATTTATTCTCGATCTACTGGCCCTACTACCACTTGATCTACTGCAGGTCAATCTTGGCAGCAATCCAATGCTCAGATTTCCACGTTTTCTCAAAGTTTATCGGGTTTATAATTATTACTACATGGTGGAGTCGAGAACGGTTTATCCAAATTTATGGCGTGTAGTGAATTTGATACACATACTACTCATACTTGCACACTGGTTTGGATGCTTTTATTATCTGCTGAGCGAGGCTGAGGGCTTCCAGGGTGACTGGGTGTATCCCTACAGGCCAGGTGAATATGCTACTCTCACTAGGAAGTACCTGGGATCACTTTACTGGTCCACATTGACACTCACTACTATTGGGGATCTACCGACGCCGGAGACCAACGCCGA ATACGTATTCACAATAGTCAGCTATCTCATCGGAGTCTTCATATTTGCTACAATCGTTGGACAAGTTGGCAATGTCATCACCAATCGTAATGCCAATAGACTTGAGTTTGAGAGACTTCTTGATGGGGCTAAAACGTACATGAGACATCATAAAGTACCTGGTGGCATGAAGACACGTGTGCTCAGGTGGTATGACTACAGCTGGTCCAGAGGACGGATCCAGGGCGGTGGGGATATTAATACCGCCCTAGGTCTACTACCGGACAAGCTGAAGACCGAGCTTGCGCTACACGTAAATCTTTCTGTCCTGAAGAAAGTCACCATTTTCCAG GAATGCCAACCGGAATTCCTGCACGATCTTGTCCTCAAGATGAAAGCCTACATATTCACACCCGGGGATTCGATATGCCGAAAGGGTGAAGTTGCCAGAGAGATGTTTATCATAGCGGACGGAATACTCGAGGTAATCAGTGAAACTGGCCGAGTGTTGACTACCATGAAAGCCGGCGACTTTTTCGGAGAAATTGGAATTCTCAATCTCGATGGACTGAACAA ACGCACAGCCGATGTGAGATCGGTCGGGTACTCGGAGCTCTTCAGCTTATCGCGAGAGGACGTTTTAGCGGCGATGAAGGACTACCCGGAGGCCCAGGAAATCCTCCAGAATCTCGGTAGAAAGCGTCTGATGGAGGCGCAACGTGTGGCCCGTGCATTTCGTCACGGTGTGCCAACATCCCCGGGTCACGATTCCTCCGACAACAGCACCGGTAAACGCATCGTCGATAAGCTGAAGAGTGACGTAAAAGGCCTGAAGAACGTTCTCCGAAAGAGTCGCCGGGTGGGTCGTCCAGACGAGTCAATGGAGCTGCAGCCACTGGCTCCAAAAGTGCCACCACTACGTCGACAGCACAAAATTGATGACGAACGAATAGAGGAGACATCAGCCTCGGAGCCGCCAGTGTCTCCATTGGGTGCTGGCCTGCCGATACTTGCCCGACTTCGTCTCCTGAAGGAGAAACAGGAGCGCGAGGAAAGGCGCCACCTCATGGAGACGCATGCATCCCCGAGTGAGGTAATCCATTCGCCAGTGGTTCAGCAGAATCCCTCAGATCAGTTGAATCCTGCGAATCCAAATCTTCCACTGCTGCAGAGGATATTGTTACTGAAAAACAAGGCAGATATTGAGCCGGTGGTCGATAAGGAAGTGCCGACAAAGGAGCCACTGCTGTTGAGAAAAGTGAGCTCCGAGGACACACAGAGTGCAAAGTTACCAGTCGATACACCAAAGAGTTCACCGGTATCAGTGGAGGCATGTGGTAACTATGGTACCAGCAAAAAGCCCTGGGTAATGCTGAAGAATGCTTCCCTAACGGCGAGAGAGTCGGCCGTTTCCTCACCGCTGGTGATTAGCCCGCAGAGAAGGAGCCAAACTAAGCAGACACTGGTACAGATCCGACAGCAGACTAAGATGTACGCTTCTGTTGATGATCTATCGCCGGAATACGGCGGGCTTCCGTTTGTTAAAAAACTGAAGATTCTCAATGAGAGACAAAAGCTCGCTGAATTGGAGAAGGCGGTGAGAAGCTCCAGCCTCGACTGCGGGGAGAATAATGACGGGGGGTTCAATGGAAGTCTCACCAGGAGTCACTCGGAAGCTTGTGCCATTGAGTATGCCAGGAAGTTAGCTAGGTTTAATAAG GAGCACCCGAATTCCCAGTCGCCCTCGGACCCTCTCTCCCCGGAGAACGAGACACTCGAGAGACGAAATCTGAAGAGCATCCTTAAGAAATTGTCATCCGGAAGTAGAGCGGGAAGTACAGACACATCGACTGGAACAAGTACACCGGATCCTGATGTAGTGAGTGATGAGTTCAGAAAACTCATGAGGGCACAAACAATTGAGGGCTACGCCGCAAGGCATTCTAAATTATCAAAAAGTGTTACTTTCAATAAGTATACATTGCAGAGCCCTCCATCGGAGCAATTGCCAGTGGAGCAGTATGCCGATGAGAAGTTGTCGTTGTCGCAGGAGCAAACCCCACTGCCACCGCCCAATAAAATTAGCTTCCGTCCTCTTGGCACTGGGGGTATACTGCAGATGGTGACGAGGCACAGTGATGACGAGTATCTGGGTGATTTGGTTATGGGAATACGGGAAGTCATACAGAAACGTCTG GAAGGGATCCAAAGTAAATTCGAACACCAATTTACATCCCTGCAGCTGGAGATCCGGAAGCGAGACGAAATAATATCGCAACTCCAGACTCGAATTCAAGTACTGGAGAATGCCGAGCTTCCAGATAATGACTCTTGTGACGACAGTACAGAGCCGGACGTATCGATGGAGGAGGACGCGGTGGACGAGGGTGAGGATCATCCGTTTATGCGCGACGGCTCGGTGGACACAGTTCTCGGTGGTTCGCGACCAAGACTGAGGCGCTCGTCGACGATGACAGAGGGCTCGCGACATCGCCGCTCCTGGGAGGAGCACTCCGAGGAGGAGACCCTCCAGCTGCAGGACCTCCCCCGTTCAATATCCCCGCAGAACATTTGGAAGGATGAGGTCGCCATTGATGTCGAGTCCAACAGCGACGACAGCAAATCCGAGGACGACGGCGATCCCCCGGGGAGACGACGAAGTGCTGACGATTATACTGATGACGCACCCGGCCACAACAACTGGGAGGTGACGATGCTAGCTCAGGAATTGGAGAATAGAAGACGTAATAGCGAGGGCTCCAGCCCTGGCTCCTAG
- the LOC135164119 gene encoding uncharacterized protein LOC135164119 isoform X5 translates to MKLSVSAYRAQASAHKKILCNYQHQLSYGATTQAARTTSDPAAVLSGLKVDRAENEEAQGGGLAQSSYLGASSSRMGPGLDSGSSAPSSVPHSLATSHDDEDNEDDESSSRRPGGTRTKSNQRWMKLRTTVQLSSAISTIQKKPPLKREDSFLKRFSTRQIPESQETLDTGEGEGDTADDKDSSRRRRRPRKPQRPPKTVVNPDENFYFYWLMLLSACVLHNLWTLIVRQSLPELQAMAPAAWLACDGFTDLIFFLDVGVQFRTGYLEQGLMVYNNKKLAGHYLKSKSFILDLLALLPLDLLQVNLGSNPMLRFPRFLKVYRVYNYYYMVESRTVYPNLWRVVNLIHILLILAHWFGCFYYLLSEAEGFQGDWVYPYRPGEYATLTRKYLGSLYWSTLTLTTIGDLPTPETNAEVTAGGNPRSLARRGRLSRLLQFKHNGGYVFTIVSYLIGVFIFATIVGQVGNVITNRNANRLEFERLLDGAKTYMRHHKVPGGMKTRVLRWYDYSWSRGRIQGGGDINTALGLLPDKLKTELALHVNLSVLKKVTIFQECQPEFLHDLVLKMKAYIFTPGDSICRKGEVAREMFIIADGILEVISETGRVLTTMKAGDFFGEIGILNLDGLNKRTADVRSVGYSELFSLSREDVLAAMKDYPEAQEILQNLGRKRLMEAQRVARAFRHGVPTSPGHDSSDNSTGKRIVDKLKSDVKGLKNVLRKSRRVGRPDESMELQPLAPKVPPLRRQHKIDDERIEETSASEPPVSPLGAGLPILARLRLLKEKQEREERRHLMETHASPSEVIHSPVVQQNPSDQLNPANPNLPLLQRILLLKNKADIEPVVDKEVPTKEPLLLRKVSSEDTQSAKLPVDTPKSSPVSVEACGNYGTSKKPWVMLKNASLTARESAVSSPLVISPQRRSQTKQTLVQIRQQTKMYASVDDLSPEYGGLPFVKKLKILNERQKLAELEKAVRSSSLDCGENNDGGFNGSLTRSHSEACAIEYARKLARFNKEHPNSQSPSDPLSPENETLERRNLKSILKKLSSGSRAGSTDTSTGTSTPDPDVVSDEFRKLMRAQTIEGYAARHSKLSKSVTFNKYTLQSPPSEQLPVEQYADEKLSLSQEQTPLPPPNKISFRPLGTGGILQMVTRHSDDEYLGDLVMGIREVIQKRLEGIQSKFEHQFTSLQLEIRKRDEIISQLQTRIQVLENAELPDNDSCDDSTEPDVSMEEDAVDEGEDHPFMRDGSVDTVLGGSRPRLRRSSTMTEGSRHRRSWEEHSEEETLQLQDLPRSISPQNIWKDEVAIDVESNSDDSKSEDDGDPPGRRRSADDYTDDAPGHNNWEVTMLAQELENRRRNSEGSSPGS, encoded by the exons gtgGATCGTGCGGAGaacgaggaggcccagggcgGAGGTCTGGCGCAATCCAGTTACCTTGGTGCGTCAAGTTCGAGGATGGGTCCTGGGCTGGACTCTGGCAGCAGTGCACCATCCTCAGTACCACACTCATTGGCGACATCGCACGACGACGAGGACAACGAGGATGATGAGAGTAGCAGTCGTCGGCCCGGGGGAACCAG aACAAAGAGCAACCAGCGATGGATGAAACTCCGTACAACCGTCCAACTGTCTTCAGCAATATCAACAATACAGAAGAAACCACCACTGAAACGCGAGGACTCGTTTCTGAAGAGATTCTCAACGAGACAAATACCGGAGAGCCAGGAGACACTTGATACTGGTGAGGGTGAGGGTGACACAGCGGATGATAAAGATTCATCAAGGAGACGACGTAGACCGAGAAAACCACAGAGGCCACCCAAGACAGTTGTTAATccagatgaaaatttttatttctactgGCTTATGCTACTCTCTGCCTGTGTACTTCATAATCTTTGGACATTAATTGTACGTCAGAGTCTTCCGGAATTGCAGGCAATGGCACCAGCAGCTTGGTTAGCATGCGACGGCTTCACCgatctcatattttttctcgACGTTGGTGTACAATTTAGAACTGGATATCTTGAACAAGGTCTCATGGTttataacaacaaaaaattagCTGGCCACTACCTCAAATCAAAGTCATTTATTCTCGATCTACTGGCCCTACTACCACTTGATCTACTGCAGGTCAATCTTGGCAGCAATCCAATGCTCAGATTTCCACGTTTTCTCAAAGTTTATCGGGTTTATAATTATTACTACATGGTGGAGTCGAGAACGGTTTATCCAAATTTATGGCGTGTAGTGAATTTGATACACATACTACTCATACTTGCACACTGGTTTGGATGCTTTTATTATCTGCTGAGCGAGGCTGAGGGCTTCCAGGGTGACTGGGTGTATCCCTACAGGCCAGGTGAATATGCTACTCTCACTAGGAAGTACCTGGGATCACTTTACTGGTCCACATTGACACTCACTACTATTGGGGATCTACCGACGCCGGAGACCAACGCCGA AGTCACTGCGGGCGGCAATCCCCGGAGCCTCGCTCGTCGCGGCCGACTGTCCCGGCTACTGCAGTTCAAGCATAACGGAGG ATACGTATTCACAATAGTCAGCTATCTCATCGGAGTCTTCATATTTGCTACAATCGTTGGACAAGTTGGCAATGTCATCACCAATCGTAATGCCAATAGACTTGAGTTTGAGAGACTTCTTGATGGGGCTAAAACGTACATGAGACATCATAAAGTACCTGGTGGCATGAAGACACGTGTGCTCAGGTGGTATGACTACAGCTGGTCCAGAGGACGGATCCAGGGCGGTGGGGATATTAATACCGCCCTAGGTCTACTACCGGACAAGCTGAAGACCGAGCTTGCGCTACACGTAAATCTTTCTGTCCTGAAGAAAGTCACCATTTTCCAG GAATGCCAACCGGAATTCCTGCACGATCTTGTCCTCAAGATGAAAGCCTACATATTCACACCCGGGGATTCGATATGCCGAAAGGGTGAAGTTGCCAGAGAGATGTTTATCATAGCGGACGGAATACTCGAGGTAATCAGTGAAACTGGCCGAGTGTTGACTACCATGAAAGCCGGCGACTTTTTCGGAGAAATTGGAATTCTCAATCTCGATGGACTGAACAA ACGCACAGCCGATGTGAGATCGGTCGGGTACTCGGAGCTCTTCAGCTTATCGCGAGAGGACGTTTTAGCGGCGATGAAGGACTACCCGGAGGCCCAGGAAATCCTCCAGAATCTCGGTAGAAAGCGTCTGATGGAGGCGCAACGTGTGGCCCGTGCATTTCGTCACGGTGTGCCAACATCCCCGGGTCACGATTCCTCCGACAACAGCACCGGTAAACGCATCGTCGATAAGCTGAAGAGTGACGTAAAAGGCCTGAAGAACGTTCTCCGAAAGAGTCGCCGGGTGGGTCGTCCAGACGAGTCAATGGAGCTGCAGCCACTGGCTCCAAAAGTGCCACCACTACGTCGACAGCACAAAATTGATGACGAACGAATAGAGGAGACATCAGCCTCGGAGCCGCCAGTGTCTCCATTGGGTGCTGGCCTGCCGATACTTGCCCGACTTCGTCTCCTGAAGGAGAAACAGGAGCGCGAGGAAAGGCGCCACCTCATGGAGACGCATGCATCCCCGAGTGAGGTAATCCATTCGCCAGTGGTTCAGCAGAATCCCTCAGATCAGTTGAATCCTGCGAATCCAAATCTTCCACTGCTGCAGAGGATATTGTTACTGAAAAACAAGGCAGATATTGAGCCGGTGGTCGATAAGGAAGTGCCGACAAAGGAGCCACTGCTGTTGAGAAAAGTGAGCTCCGAGGACACACAGAGTGCAAAGTTACCAGTCGATACACCAAAGAGTTCACCGGTATCAGTGGAGGCATGTGGTAACTATGGTACCAGCAAAAAGCCCTGGGTAATGCTGAAGAATGCTTCCCTAACGGCGAGAGAGTCGGCCGTTTCCTCACCGCTGGTGATTAGCCCGCAGAGAAGGAGCCAAACTAAGCAGACACTGGTACAGATCCGACAGCAGACTAAGATGTACGCTTCTGTTGATGATCTATCGCCGGAATACGGCGGGCTTCCGTTTGTTAAAAAACTGAAGATTCTCAATGAGAGACAAAAGCTCGCTGAATTGGAGAAGGCGGTGAGAAGCTCCAGCCTCGACTGCGGGGAGAATAATGACGGGGGGTTCAATGGAAGTCTCACCAGGAGTCACTCGGAAGCTTGTGCCATTGAGTATGCCAGGAAGTTAGCTAGGTTTAATAAG GAGCACCCGAATTCCCAGTCGCCCTCGGACCCTCTCTCCCCGGAGAACGAGACACTCGAGAGACGAAATCTGAAGAGCATCCTTAAGAAATTGTCATCCGGAAGTAGAGCGGGAAGTACAGACACATCGACTGGAACAAGTACACCGGATCCTGATGTAGTGAGTGATGAGTTCAGAAAACTCATGAGGGCACAAACAATTGAGGGCTACGCCGCAAGGCATTCTAAATTATCAAAAAGTGTTACTTTCAATAAGTATACATTGCAGAGCCCTCCATCGGAGCAATTGCCAGTGGAGCAGTATGCCGATGAGAAGTTGTCGTTGTCGCAGGAGCAAACCCCACTGCCACCGCCCAATAAAATTAGCTTCCGTCCTCTTGGCACTGGGGGTATACTGCAGATGGTGACGAGGCACAGTGATGACGAGTATCTGGGTGATTTGGTTATGGGAATACGGGAAGTCATACAGAAACGTCTG GAAGGGATCCAAAGTAAATTCGAACACCAATTTACATCCCTGCAGCTGGAGATCCGGAAGCGAGACGAAATAATATCGCAACTCCAGACTCGAATTCAAGTACTGGAGAATGCCGAGCTTCCAGATAATGACTCTTGTGACGACAGTACAGAGCCGGACGTATCGATGGAGGAGGACGCGGTGGACGAGGGTGAGGATCATCCGTTTATGCGCGACGGCTCGGTGGACACAGTTCTCGGTGGTTCGCGACCAAGACTGAGGCGCTCGTCGACGATGACAGAGGGCTCGCGACATCGCCGCTCCTGGGAGGAGCACTCCGAGGAGGAGACCCTCCAGCTGCAGGACCTCCCCCGTTCAATATCCCCGCAGAACATTTGGAAGGATGAGGTCGCCATTGATGTCGAGTCCAACAGCGACGACAGCAAATCCGAGGACGACGGCGATCCCCCGGGGAGACGACGAAGTGCTGACGATTATACTGATGACGCACCCGGCCACAACAACTGGGAGGTGACGATGCTAGCTCAGGAATTGGAGAATAGAAGACGTAATAGCGAGGGCTCCAGCCCTGGCTCCTAG